A part of Streptomyces sp. NBC_01235 genomic DNA contains:
- a CDS encoding amino acid ABC transporter permease, producing the protein MSEPPGAVTLAEAAPAIDTPSEKLTAQRVQPLRRPGRWIATAVALVLVAQFAHGLISNPFYQWDRFGYWFLRPVILDGLLITLEVAAYSAALGLLGGILLALARLSKSPVLRAVSWTYVWALRSIPLIVVLLFLYNFSALYQTLSVGVPFGPAFFRFDESRLATDMVIAVVGLSLNEAAYAAEVVRGGILSVDQGQHEAAAALGLPKRYQFWKIVFPQALRSITPNYVNQLIGLVKSTSLVFYVSLLDLFGTAQTMGATYPGDIVPLLLVVTVWYLILTSLVSVVQFHVERYYARGATRSLPPTPLQKLRTGLTDLRARIRREAAV; encoded by the coding sequence ATGAGTGAACCCCCAGGCGCCGTGACCCTCGCCGAGGCCGCACCCGCCATCGACACCCCGTCAGAGAAGCTCACCGCCCAGCGCGTCCAGCCGCTGCGCCGGCCGGGCCGCTGGATCGCCACCGCCGTGGCACTGGTCCTGGTGGCACAGTTCGCACACGGGCTGATCTCCAACCCCTTCTACCAGTGGGACCGCTTCGGCTACTGGTTCCTGCGGCCGGTGATTCTCGACGGACTGCTGATCACCCTGGAAGTGGCCGCCTACAGCGCGGCGCTGGGCCTCCTCGGCGGCATCCTGCTCGCCCTCGCCCGGCTCTCGAAGAGCCCGGTGCTGCGCGCGGTCAGCTGGACCTACGTATGGGCGCTGCGCTCCATCCCGCTGATCGTGGTGCTGCTCTTCCTCTACAACTTCAGCGCCCTGTACCAGACCCTGAGCGTGGGGGTCCCCTTCGGCCCGGCGTTCTTCCGCTTCGACGAGTCCCGGCTGGCCACCGACATGGTGATCGCCGTCGTCGGCCTCAGCCTCAACGAGGCGGCCTATGCGGCCGAAGTGGTCCGCGGCGGCATCCTCTCCGTCGACCAGGGCCAGCACGAGGCGGCCGCCGCCCTCGGCCTGCCCAAGCGCTACCAGTTCTGGAAGATCGTCTTTCCGCAGGCCCTGCGGTCGATCACCCCGAACTACGTCAACCAGCTGATCGGCCTGGTCAAGTCCACCTCGCTGGTCTTCTACGTGTCGCTGCTCGACCTGTTCGGTACCGCACAGACCATGGGGGCCACCTACCCCGGCGACATCGTGCCGCTGCTGCTGGTCGTCACCGTCTGGTACCTGATCCTGACCAGCCTCGTCTCCGTCGTCCAGTTCCATGTCGAGCGGTACTACGCCCGGGGCGCCACGCGTTCCCTGCCGCCGACGCCGCTTCAGAAACTGCGGACCGGTCTCACCGACCTGCGGGCCCGCATCCGCCGGGAGGCCGCCGTATGA
- a CDS encoding amino acid ABC transporter ATP-binding protein, with the protein MTTETVQSAETAAVVPAAVEVHDVHKWYGAHRVLDGVSLTVRPGEVTVILGPSGSGKSTLLRVINHLEKPEIGYVGVNGELIGVRRHGDRLRELSERAILTQRGRIGFVFQNFNLFPHLTVLDNVAAAPVATGKLAKPAALELARELLDRVGLADKAGAYPRQLSGGQQQRVAIARALALRPGVILFDEPTSALDPELVGEVLAVIKDLATSGTTLVIVTHEIGFAREVADRVVFIDGGKIVEQGPPDEVLDSPQHERTRDFLSKVL; encoded by the coding sequence ATGACCACCGAGACCGTACAGAGCGCCGAGACCGCCGCCGTCGTGCCCGCCGCCGTCGAGGTGCACGACGTACACAAGTGGTACGGCGCCCACCGGGTCCTGGACGGCGTGAGCCTGACCGTGCGGCCCGGCGAGGTCACCGTGATCCTCGGACCCTCCGGCTCCGGCAAGTCCACCCTGCTGCGGGTCATCAACCACCTGGAGAAGCCCGAGATCGGCTACGTCGGCGTCAACGGCGAGCTGATCGGCGTCCGCCGGCACGGAGACCGGCTGCGCGAGCTGAGCGAACGGGCCATCCTGACCCAGCGCGGCCGGATCGGCTTCGTCTTCCAGAACTTCAACCTCTTCCCGCACCTGACCGTGCTGGACAACGTCGCCGCCGCGCCGGTCGCCACCGGGAAACTCGCCAAGCCCGCCGCCCTGGAACTGGCCCGCGAACTCCTGGACCGGGTGGGCCTCGCCGACAAGGCCGGCGCCTACCCCCGGCAGCTGTCGGGCGGCCAGCAGCAGCGCGTCGCCATCGCCCGCGCCCTCGCGCTGCGCCCCGGCGTCATCCTCTTCGACGAGCCCACCTCCGCCCTCGACCCCGAACTCGTCGGCGAAGTACTCGCCGTCATCAAGGACCTGGCGACCAGCGGCACCACCCTCGTCATCGTCACCCACGAGATCGGCTTCGCCCGAGAGGTCGCCGACCGGGTCGTCTTCATCGACGGCGGAAAGATCGTCGAGCAGGGCCCGCCCGACGAGGTCCTCGACTCACCGCAGCACGAGCGGACCCGGGACTTCCTCAGCAAGGTGCTCTGA
- a CDS encoding transporter substrate-binding domain-containing protein, with amino-acid sequence MSAHFTRRSLIRGITAATAVATLATGLAACGGDSEAATTTDSAAGSVTIGRVSNGAAKETALKVSEVKSISAELPDAIRKSGKLNIGIGALPSGFAPLAYVGDDQKTLTGAEPDLGRLVAAVLGLTPETKNFTWENLFVGIDSGKVDVAFSNVTDTEERKKKYEFASYRQDNLGWEVKKSSKWNFDGNYENLAGLTVTVGSGTNQEKILLEWKKKLEAEGKKLTIKYYPDRNGIYLALASGKIDAYFGPNPGIAYNVAKTAGTASATRNAGTFSGAGETLQGLIAATAKKDSGLAKPLADAIDYLIENGQYAKWLAAYILSNEAVAKSEINPPGLPLDNS; translated from the coding sequence ATGTCTGCCCACTTCACCCGACGCAGCCTGATTCGCGGCATCACCGCGGCGACCGCGGTCGCCACCCTCGCCACCGGGCTCGCCGCCTGCGGTGGTGACAGCGAGGCCGCCACCACGACCGACAGCGCGGCCGGCAGCGTGACCATCGGCCGGGTGTCCAACGGCGCCGCCAAGGAGACCGCCCTGAAGGTCTCCGAGGTCAAGTCCATCAGCGCCGAACTGCCCGACGCGATCAGGAAGAGCGGCAAGCTGAACATCGGCATCGGCGCCCTGCCCTCCGGCTTCGCCCCGCTCGCCTACGTCGGCGACGACCAGAAGACCCTCACCGGTGCCGAGCCCGACCTCGGCCGCCTGGTGGCCGCGGTCCTCGGCCTGACGCCCGAGACGAAGAACTTCACCTGGGAGAACCTCTTCGTCGGCATCGACAGCGGCAAGGTCGACGTCGCCTTCTCCAACGTCACCGACACCGAGGAGCGCAAGAAGAAGTACGAGTTCGCCTCCTACCGCCAGGACAACCTCGGCTGGGAGGTGAAGAAGTCCAGCAAGTGGAACTTCGACGGCAACTACGAGAACCTCGCCGGCCTGACCGTCACCGTGGGCTCCGGCACCAACCAGGAGAAGATCCTCCTGGAGTGGAAGAAGAAGCTCGAGGCCGAGGGCAAGAAGCTCACCATCAAGTACTACCCGGACCGCAACGGCATCTACCTGGCGCTCGCAAGCGGCAAGATCGACGCGTACTTCGGCCCCAACCCCGGCATCGCCTACAACGTCGCCAAGACCGCGGGCACCGCCAGTGCGACGCGGAACGCGGGTACCTTCTCCGGCGCCGGGGAGACGCTCCAGGGCCTGATCGCCGCCACCGCCAAGAAGGACAGCGGCCTCGCCAAGCCGCTCGCGGACGCCATCGACTACCTGATCGAGAACGGGCAGTACGCCAAGTGGCTGGCGGCCTACATCCTCTCCAACGAGGCCGTCGCCAAGTCCGAGATCAACCCGCCCGGACTGCCGCTGGACAACTCCTGA
- a CDS encoding GNAT family N-acetyltransferase — MATPIDLRGGGAPTVTHPHPLDNAVWAALVGPHSHLAARVGRAARYPADVYDFAALADPGDPAAWADLLTLVGPGTPVRIKPVQRVPDGWEVIGGGEGVQLVATEEFRTEPASEAVRLGPDDVPEILDLVARTRPGPFLQRTIALGTYLGIRHQGRLIAMAGERVRLPGWTEISAVCTDPGHRGKGLATRLIRAVGAGIRDRGDTPFLHAAADNTAAIRLYESLGFILRRRSTIASVRTPGTSGEVGAL; from the coding sequence GTGGCCACCCCGATCGACCTCCGCGGCGGCGGAGCTCCGACCGTCACGCACCCGCACCCCCTCGACAACGCCGTGTGGGCCGCGCTCGTCGGCCCGCACTCCCACCTCGCCGCCCGGGTCGGCCGCGCCGCGCGCTACCCGGCCGACGTCTACGACTTCGCCGCCCTCGCCGACCCCGGGGACCCGGCCGCCTGGGCCGACCTGCTCACCCTCGTCGGCCCCGGAACGCCCGTACGCATCAAGCCCGTTCAACGGGTGCCCGACGGCTGGGAGGTCATCGGCGGAGGAGAGGGCGTCCAGCTCGTCGCCACCGAGGAGTTCCGCACCGAACCCGCATCCGAGGCCGTACGCCTCGGCCCCGACGACGTGCCGGAGATTCTCGACCTTGTCGCCCGCACCCGCCCCGGCCCCTTCCTCCAGCGGACCATCGCCCTCGGCACCTACCTCGGCATCCGCCACCAGGGTCGCCTGATCGCCATGGCCGGCGAACGGGTGCGGCTGCCCGGCTGGACCGAGATCAGCGCCGTCTGCACCGACCCCGGCCACCGTGGCAAGGGCCTCGCCACCAGGCTGATCCGAGCCGTGGGCGCCGGCATCCGCGACCGTGGCGACACCCCGTTCCTGCACGCCGCCGCCGACAACACCGCGGCGATCCGCCTCTACGAGTCCCTCGGCTTCATCCTCCGCCGCCGCTCGACCATAGCGTCGGTGCGCACGCCGGGAACATCCGGCGAGGTCGGGGCGTTGTGA
- a CDS encoding putative leader peptide, with protein MCEVPPEQRAGAQKREGTAVIHICHAVHLHSRPHIDLQRVAGALCSS; from the coding sequence ATGTGTGAGGTGCCGCCTGAGCAGCGTGCCGGCGCCCAGAAGAGGGAGGGGACGGCCGTGATCCACATATGCCACGCCGTACACCTCCACTCCCGGCCCCACATCGACCTCCAGCGCGTGGCCGGCGCGCTCTGTAGCTCCTGA
- a CDS encoding LLM class flavin-dependent oxidoreductase gives MSSTPSSSPLHLAVALDGTGWHPASWRDPVARPRELFTAGYWADLVAEAERGLLDFVTIEDGLGPQSSHFLDPDDRTDQVRGRLDAVLVASRVAPLTRHIGLVPTVVATHTEPFHLSKAIATLDYVSTGRAGLRVQITARPTEAAHFGRRTIPRIEAYDAPATQELVADLFDEAADYVEVVRRLWDSWEDDAEIRDVATGRFIDRDKLHYIDFEGRHFSVKGPSITPRPPQGQPLVTALAHDTVPYRLVARAADVGYVTPHDTAQARAIVAEIRAEQEAAGRAAEPLHVFADLVVFLDDDPAEAAARLDRLDALAGEEYTSDARVFAGSPAQLADLLQELQATGLTGFRLRPAVAGHDLPAITRGLVPELQRRDAFRRAYEADTLRGLLGLTRPANRYAAATAVA, from the coding sequence GTGTCCTCGACTCCCTCTTCCTCCCCTCTGCACCTCGCCGTCGCGCTGGACGGCACCGGCTGGCACCCCGCCTCCTGGCGCGATCCCGTCGCCCGACCCCGTGAGCTGTTCACCGCCGGATACTGGGCCGACCTGGTCGCCGAGGCCGAGCGCGGACTGCTCGACTTCGTGACGATCGAGGACGGCCTCGGCCCGCAGTCCTCCCACTTCCTCGACCCGGACGACCGCACCGACCAGGTGCGCGGCCGGCTCGACGCCGTCCTCGTCGCCTCCCGCGTCGCCCCGCTCACCCGGCACATAGGCCTGGTCCCTACCGTGGTGGCCACGCACACCGAGCCGTTCCACCTCTCCAAGGCGATCGCCACCCTCGACTACGTGAGCACCGGCCGCGCGGGCCTGCGCGTCCAGATCACCGCCCGCCCCACCGAGGCCGCCCACTTCGGCCGCCGCACGATCCCCCGCATCGAGGCCTACGACGCCCCGGCCACCCAGGAGTTGGTGGCCGATCTGTTCGACGAGGCCGCCGACTACGTCGAGGTCGTCCGCCGCCTCTGGGACAGCTGGGAGGACGATGCGGAGATCCGGGACGTGGCCACGGGCCGCTTCATCGACCGCGACAAGCTCCACTACATCGACTTCGAGGGCCGCCACTTCAGCGTCAAGGGCCCCTCCATCACCCCGCGCCCGCCGCAGGGCCAGCCCCTGGTCACCGCCCTCGCACACGACACCGTCCCGTACCGTCTGGTGGCCCGCGCGGCCGACGTCGGCTACGTCACCCCGCACGACACCGCCCAGGCCCGGGCGATCGTCGCCGAGATCCGTGCCGAACAGGAAGCGGCGGGGAGGGCCGCCGAGCCGCTGCATGTCTTCGCAGACCTGGTCGTCTTCCTCGACGACGACCCGGCCGAGGCCGCCGCCCGCCTCGACCGCCTCGACGCCCTCGCCGGCGAGGAGTACACGAGCGACGCCCGGGTATTCGCCGGATCGCCCGCCCAACTCGCGGACCTGCTCCAGGAGTTGCAGGCGACAGGCCTGACCGGTTTCCGGCTGCGCCCCGCCGTCGCCGGCCATGACCTCCCGGCCATCACCCGGGGCCTCGTCCCCGAACTCCAGCGCCGCGACGCCTTCCGCCGCGCCTACGAGGCCGACACCCTGCGCGGGCTGCTCGGCCTGACCCGCCCCGCCAACCGCTACGCCGCCGCGACCGCCGTCGCCTGA
- a CDS encoding NtaA/DmoA family FMN-dependent monooxygenase (This protein belongs to a clade of FMN-dependent monooxygenases, within a broader family of flavin-dependent oxidoreductases, the luciferase-like monooxygenase (LMM) family, some of whose members use coenzyme F420 rather than FMN.), giving the protein MSKPQKQIHLAAHFPGVNNTTVWSDPRAGSHIEFSSFAHFARTAERAKFDFLFLAEGLRLREQGGRIYDLDVVGRPDTFTILAALAAVTDRLGLTGTINSTFNEPYEVARQFASLDHLSDGRSAWNVVTSWDAFTGENFRRGGFLPQEERYSRAKEFLATTHELFDSWQGDEIVADQSTGTFLSDAKAGAFVHEGQHFDIHGRFNVPRSPQGRPVIFQAGDSDEGREFAAAGADAVFSRYATLDAGQAFYTDVKSRLAKYGRRTDQLLILPAASFVLGDTDAEAEEIAKDVRRRQVSGATALKHLEFVWNRDLSGYDPEGPLPDIEPDLGEHHIARGRAQVRMYRDPLATAREWRELAEANNWSIRDLVIETGNRQNFVGSPQTVARTINDYVQADAADGFILVPHITPGGLDEFADKVVPLLQEQGVFRTEYEGTTLRDHLGLALPDDESGAMRAAS; this is encoded by the coding sequence ATGAGCAAGCCGCAGAAGCAGATCCACCTGGCCGCACACTTCCCGGGCGTCAACAACACCACCGTGTGGAGCGACCCGCGGGCCGGCAGCCACATCGAGTTCAGCTCCTTCGCCCACTTCGCACGGACCGCCGAACGCGCCAAGTTCGACTTCCTCTTCCTCGCCGAGGGCCTGCGCCTGCGCGAACAGGGCGGCAGGATCTACGACCTGGACGTGGTCGGCCGCCCCGACACCTTCACGATCCTCGCCGCCCTCGCCGCCGTCACCGACCGACTCGGCCTGACCGGCACCATCAACTCCACCTTCAACGAGCCCTACGAGGTGGCCCGCCAGTTCGCCAGCCTCGACCACCTCTCCGACGGCCGCTCCGCGTGGAACGTCGTCACCTCCTGGGACGCCTTCACGGGCGAGAACTTCCGCCGCGGCGGCTTCCTCCCGCAGGAGGAGCGCTACTCCCGCGCCAAGGAGTTCCTCGCCACCACCCACGAGCTCTTCGACTCCTGGCAGGGCGACGAGATCGTCGCCGACCAGAGCACGGGCACCTTCCTGAGCGACGCCAAGGCCGGGGCCTTCGTCCACGAGGGACAGCACTTCGACATCCACGGCCGGTTCAACGTGCCGCGCAGCCCCCAGGGCCGCCCGGTGATCTTCCAGGCCGGCGACTCCGACGAGGGCCGCGAGTTCGCCGCCGCCGGCGCCGACGCCGTCTTCAGCCGGTACGCCACGCTCGACGCGGGCCAGGCCTTCTACACCGACGTCAAGTCCCGCCTCGCCAAGTACGGCCGCCGCACCGACCAGTTGCTGATCCTGCCCGCCGCGAGCTTCGTCCTGGGCGACACCGACGCCGAGGCCGAGGAGATCGCGAAGGACGTGCGCCGCCGGCAGGTCAGCGGCGCCACCGCCCTCAAGCACCTGGAGTTCGTCTGGAACAGGGATCTGTCCGGCTACGACCCGGAAGGGCCCCTGCCCGACATCGAACCGGATCTCGGCGAGCACCACATCGCCCGCGGCCGCGCCCAGGTCCGTATGTACCGCGACCCGCTGGCCACCGCCCGCGAATGGCGGGAGCTCGCCGAGGCCAACAACTGGTCGATCCGCGACCTGGTCATCGAGACCGGCAACCGCCAGAACTTCGTCGGATCCCCTCAGACCGTCGCCCGGACGATCAACGACTACGTCCAGGCCGACGCCGCCGACGGCTTCATCCTCGTCCCGCACATCACCCCCGGCGGCCTCGACGAGTTCGCCGACAAGGTCGTCCCCCTCCTCCAGGAACAGGGCGTCTTCCGCACCGAGTACGAGGGCACCACGCTCCGGGACCACCTCGGCCTCGCTCTCCCGGACGACGAGTCGGGTGCCATGCGGGCGGCATCGTGA